In the Clostridium sporogenes genome, one interval contains:
- a CDS encoding fructose-bisphosphatase class III, with protein sequence MTLYDENNLHIIKDNLRYLKLLSKQYPSISSASSEIINLQAILNLPKGTEHFISDVHGEYESFTHMLKNASGVIKRKIDDVFGTSLRECDKRNLATLIYYPEQKLDLIKKSEKNLEDWYKITLYRLIRLCQIVSSKYTRSKVRKSLPSDFAYIIEELLNEQGDRVDKQEYYNGIIETIIDIDRSSEFIIAISNVIQRLVVDKLHIIGDIYDRGPGAEIIIEALSKHHSIDIQWGNHDIVWMGAAAGCEACIANVIRISLRYANLSTLEDGYGINLLPLATFAMDFYKEDNCENFKPRTIDKNLNETDIKLLSKMHKAISIIQFKLEGQIIKRRTEFKMEERLLLDKININEGILNLNGKTYKLNDTNFPTLNKENPYELNEREKDLVEKLTNSFINSEKLQRHIKFLYSNGSLYLKYNSNLLYHGCIPLNEDGSLKEVTLCNETLKGKSLLDKLDRLSREAYFFKKDPESKLYGMDMMWYLWCGPNSPLFGKRRMTTFERYFLNDKDTHKEEKNPYYKYRNDEKMCTLIFKEFGLDVENSHIINGHIPVKTKEGESPIKANGKLLVIDGGFCKAYQPQTGIAGYTLIYNSYGLLLTSHEPFSSIHKAIVEGNDILSSTIILEHVSSRKRVLDTDGGNEIKKQIHDLEMLLVAYRKGLIKEENEPNIKL encoded by the coding sequence ATGACTTTATATGATGAAAACAATTTACATATAATAAAAGATAATTTAAGATATTTAAAATTATTGTCAAAACAGTATCCTAGCATCTCAAGTGCTAGTTCAGAAATTATAAATCTTCAAGCAATATTAAATCTTCCTAAGGGAACAGAACATTTTATAAGTGATGTTCATGGAGAATATGAATCTTTTACTCATATGCTAAAAAATGCATCAGGAGTTATTAAAAGAAAAATAGATGATGTCTTTGGAACTTCTTTAAGAGAATGTGACAAAAGAAATTTAGCTACACTAATATACTATCCTGAACAAAAATTAGATTTAATAAAAAAATCCGAAAAAAACTTAGAGGATTGGTACAAAATAACTTTATATAGATTAATAAGACTATGCCAAATAGTTTCTTCTAAATATACTAGATCTAAAGTTAGAAAATCTCTACCTTCTGATTTTGCTTATATTATTGAAGAATTATTAAATGAACAAGGTGATAGAGTAGATAAACAAGAATATTACAATGGCATAATTGAAACTATTATAGATATTGATAGGTCTTCTGAATTTATAATTGCTATATCAAATGTTATTCAAAGATTAGTAGTGGATAAGCTTCATATAATAGGAGATATTTATGATAGAGGTCCTGGAGCTGAAATTATAATCGAAGCTTTGAGTAAACATCACTCTATAGACATACAGTGGGGTAATCATGATATCGTATGGATGGGCGCTGCTGCTGGATGTGAAGCCTGTATTGCTAATGTAATAAGAATATCACTTCGTTATGCTAATTTATCCACATTAGAAGATGGATATGGTATAAATTTATTGCCATTGGCTACTTTTGCTATGGATTTTTATAAAGAAGATAATTGTGAAAATTTTAAACCTAGAACTATAGATAAAAATTTAAACGAAACAGATATAAAACTTTTGTCCAAAATGCATAAAGCTATATCAATAATTCAATTTAAATTAGAAGGTCAAATAATTAAAAGAAGAACTGAATTTAAAATGGAAGAAAGATTATTATTAGATAAAATAAATATAAATGAAGGAATCTTAAATCTGAATGGGAAAACTTATAAATTAAATGATACTAATTTCCCTACATTAAATAAAGAAAATCCTTATGAATTAAATGAACGAGAAAAAGATTTAGTAGAGAAGCTTACAAATTCTTTTATTAACAGTGAAAAGCTACAAAGACATATAAAATTTTTATATAGTAATGGAAGTCTTTATTTAAAATATAATTCTAATTTACTATATCATGGTTGTATACCTTTAAATGAAGATGGCTCTTTAAAAGAAGTAACTCTATGTAATGAAACCTTAAAAGGTAAATCCCTTTTAGATAAATTAGATCGTTTATCAAGAGAAGCTTATTTCTTCAAAAAAGATCCAGAATCAAAATTATATGGTATGGATATGATGTGGTATTTATGGTGTGGTCCTAATTCTCCTTTATTTGGTAAAAGAAGAATGACTACTTTTGAAAGATATTTTTTAAATGATAAAGATACTCATAAAGAAGAAAAAAATCCTTATTACAAATATAGAAATGATGAAAAAATGTGTACACTAATATTTAAAGAATTTGGATTAGATGTTGAAAATTCTCATATAATAAATGGGCATATTCCTGTAAAAACCAAAGAAGGTGAAAGTCCTATAAAAGCTAATGGTAAGCTATTAGTTATAGATGGCGGCTTTTGCAAGGCCTACCAGCCGCAAACAGGTATTGCAGGGTATACATTAATTTATAATTCTTATGGGTTGCTTTTAACTTCTCATGAACCTTTTAGCTCTATACACAAAGCTATAGTAGAAGGAAATGATATACTTTCTTCTACCATAATACTAGAACATGTATCTTCAAGAAAAAGAGTACTAGATACAGATGGTGGTAACGAAATAAAAAAACAGATACATGATTTAGAAATGTTATTAGTTGCTTATAGAAAAGGTCTTATAAAAGAAGAAAATGAACCAAATATAAAACTTTAG
- a CDS encoding MBL fold metallo-hydrolase has protein sequence MSIKITTLIEDSKKEKSELIREHGLSMYINTPRCNIIFDTGSSGNFIKNAEKLNIDLQQTNYMILSHAHYDHCGGVRSFIESIKCYPELYISEYFFENSNKFKMGKEREYKYLGIDFDEKYLIDNGIPINYVEKDILEIEPNIFLVTNFKQDNKFEEFTPNMVIKKGEGYILDNFKEEMALVINTYKGLVVLAGCSHVGIVNILSNISKRLNKKIYAVLGGTHLIKSDENRVKKTIDALNELDIDIIGVSHCTGEFATTKLKELNDKFFLNNTGNILEI, from the coding sequence ATGAGTATTAAGATAACTACTCTGATAGAAGATTCTAAAAAAGAAAAAAGTGAATTGATAAGAGAACATGGTCTTTCTATGTACATAAATACTCCTAGGTGTAATATAATATTTGATACTGGTTCTTCTGGAAATTTTATAAAAAATGCTGAAAAATTAAATATTGATTTACAGCAGACTAATTATATGATATTAAGTCATGCCCACTATGATCATTGTGGTGGAGTAAGAAGTTTTATAGAAAGCATAAAATGCTATCCAGAACTTTATATAAGTGAGTATTTTTTTGAAAATAGCAATAAATTCAAGATGGGTAAAGAAAGAGAATATAAATATTTAGGTATAGATTTTGATGAAAAATATTTAATAGATAATGGTATACCTATAAACTACGTTGAGAAAGATATTTTAGAGATAGAACCTAATATATTTTTAGTTACAAACTTTAAACAAGATAATAAGTTTGAAGAATTTACACCTAATATGGTAATAAAAAAAGGGGAAGGCTATATATTAGATAATTTTAAAGAGGAGATGGCATTGGTTATAAACACTTATAAAGGATTAGTAGTTTTAGCAGGGTGTAGCCATGTAGGTATTGTTAATATATTGAGCAATATAAGTAAAAGATTAAATAAAAAGATATATGCTGTATTAGGAGGAACTCATTTAATTAAATCGGATGAAAATAGAGTAAAGAAAACTATAGATGCTCTTAATGAATTGGATATTGATATTATAGGGGTTTCACATTGTACAGGAGAATTTGCTACAACAAAATTAAAGGAGTTAAATGATAAGTTTTTTTTAAATAATACAGGGAATATATTAGAAATATAA
- a CDS encoding N(5)-(carboxyethyl)ornithine synthase, whose protein sequence is MKLGFLIPNHPNEKRVALLPEHVKNFNNEILVETGFGENLGISDDEYVKAGCTISSREEIFKTCEGVFSLKVLKPQDYKHIREGQIIVGWTHPEGSGKTFMEEQGIPKNLIIVDLDNIHPSIYYKNYVIPMDWIPSNFVRKNSYIAGYASTMHAIMNYGSIPTSETKVAILGSGNVSQGAFSAVSKFNPDIRMFYRKTMNQLKDELEEFDIIINGIEMDNPNKHILTLEDQMRLKKNCLIIDAAANLGKAIEGARHTTASEPIYNKDGKFYYAVNNSPSIFYRQSSKAISEAFSKYVYNKELEFYLDIVADAEEMIV, encoded by the coding sequence ATGAAATTAGGATTTTTGATACCAAACCATCCAAATGAAAAAAGGGTTGCTCTATTACCAGAACATGTTAAGAATTTTAACAATGAAATACTTGTAGAAACAGGTTTTGGTGAAAATTTAGGAATTTCAGATGATGAATATGTAAAAGCAGGTTGCACTATATCATCTCGAGAAGAAATATTTAAAACCTGTGAAGGTGTATTTTCATTAAAGGTTCTAAAACCTCAAGATTATAAGCATATAAGAGAAGGCCAAATTATAGTTGGCTGGACACATCCAGAAGGATCAGGAAAGACATTCATGGAAGAACAAGGCATACCTAAAAATTTAATTATAGTAGATTTAGATAATATTCATCCTTCAATCTATTATAAAAACTATGTAATTCCAATGGACTGGATTCCATCTAATTTTGTAAGAAAAAATAGTTATATAGCAGGTTATGCATCTACTATGCATGCAATTATGAATTATGGAAGCATACCGACTTCAGAAACTAAAGTTGCTATATTAGGATCAGGCAATGTATCTCAAGGTGCCTTTTCAGCAGTATCTAAATTTAATCCAGATATAAGAATGTTTTATAGAAAAACTATGAATCAATTAAAAGATGAATTAGAAGAATTCGATATAATAATTAATGGAATAGAAATGGATAATCCTAATAAGCATATACTTACTTTAGAAGATCAAATGAGATTAAAGAAAAATTGTTTGATAATAGATGCAGCAGCTAATCTTGGAAAAGCTATAGAAGGTGCAAGACATACTACAGCATCTGAGCCTATATATAATAAAGATGGAAAATTTTATTATGCAGTTAATAATTCACCATCTATATTTTATAGACAATCTAGCAAGGCTATAAGCGAAGCTTTTAGTAAATATGTATATAATAAAGAGTTAGAATTTTACTTGGATATTGTAGCAGACGCAGAAGAAATGATAGTATAG
- a CDS encoding hemerythrin family protein: MFEWKESYSCNISKIDEQHKRLFELADEIYTIVSVNDGYDHFDEIMNTIRTLKEYTVYHFSYEEEVMRKYEYNNLDRHKIEHDAFVNKIRSINEEEIDEKQKNFLMDLLEFIVNWIENHILKSDLKYKEYLNGLGVY, from the coding sequence ATGTTTGAATGGAAAGAATCTTATAGTTGTAACATAAGTAAAATTGATGAGCAACACAAAAGATTATTTGAATTGGCAGATGAAATTTATACTATAGTTTCAGTTAATGATGGATATGATCATTTTGATGAGATTATGAATACTATAAGAACTTTAAAAGAATACACAGTGTATCATTTTTCTTATGAAGAAGAGGTAATGAGAAAATATGAGTATAATAATTTAGATAGACACAAAATAGAACATGATGCTTTTGTAAATAAAATTAGATCTATAAATGAGGAAGAGATAGATGAGAAGCAAAAAAACTTTTTAATGGATTTATTAGAATTCATTGTTAATTGGATAGAAAATCATATATTAAAATCTGATTTAAAGTATAAAGAGTATTTAAATGGATTAGGAGTATATTAA